The Acanthochromis polyacanthus isolate Apoly-LR-REF ecotype Palm Island chromosome 16, KAUST_Apoly_ChrSc, whole genome shotgun sequence genome segment ggtgggtccagaaAGACCAGAAAACTATAAAAACTAATTGAAATTCATCAAAACTTTCCCTAAATTACTCCAAATGTGACCAGAGGGACAAAAACCTTTCCTTGATGATCCAAACCTTTCCTTGATGATCCAAACCTTTCCTTGATGATCCAAACCTTTCCTTGATGATCCAAACCTTTCCTTGATCCAAACCTTTCCTTGATCCAAACCTTTCCTTGACGATCCAAACCTTTCCTTGACGATCCAAACCTTTCCTTGACGATCCAAACCTTTCCTTGACGATCCAAACCTTTCCTTGATCCAAACCTTTCCTTGATCCAAACCTTTCCTTGATGATCCAAACCTTTCCTTGACGATCCAAACCTTTCCTTGATCCAAACCTTTCCTTGATGATCCAAACCTTTCCTTGATCCAAACCTTTCCTTGATCCAAACCTTTCCTTGACGATCCAAACCTTTCCTTGACGATCCAAACCTTTTCTTGACGATCCAAACCTTTTCTTGATCCAAACCTTTCCTTGATCCAAACCTTTCCTTGATCCAAACCTTTCCTTGACGATCCAAACCTTTCCTTGACGATCCAAACCTTTCCTTGACGATCCAAACCTTTCCTTGACGATCCAAACCTTTCCTTGACAATCCAAACCTTTCCTTGACAATCCAAACCTTTCCTTGATCCAAACCTTTCCTTGATCCAAACCTTTCCTTGACGATCCAAACCTTTCCTTGACGATCCAAACCTTTCCTTGATCCAAACCTTTCCTTGACGATCCAAACCTTTCCTTGACGATCCAAACCTTTCCTTGACAATCCAAACCTTTCCTTGACGATCCAAACCTTTCCTTGATCCAAACCTTTCCTTGATCCAAACCTTTCCTTGACAATCCAAACCTTTCCTTGACGATCCAAACCTTTCCTTGATGATCCAAACCTTTCCTTGACGATCCAAACCTTTCCTTGACGATCCAAACCTTTCCTTAAACCGTCTTTAATGAGTGAAACTTTGtgcctctttttatttttcatttttcaggtaaACTGGCAACAAGAACGTTTTCAGGAAATCGTGTCCAAACTGGGACATTTTCTGAAACAGGCAGGATTCAAGGTGAGCTTAGACAGATTACTGTAATTTATATGATTTACTGCAGTTTTGTATGGTTTACTGTAGTTTTTCTTGGCCCTGTATTTAATCtggtgtttttctgcagttttttgtgttttgatgtagtttttgtgctgtttttactgtttgattttttgtgttttctataGTTTTTCTGTAGTTCAATGTATTGTCTCTTTTATCTGACCCGATGTGTTTCCGTGCTTCTCCAGGACTCGGACGTCTTCTACATCCCCACCAGCGGTCTGTCAGGAGAGAACTTGACCTCCAGGAGTTCAGTGTCTCAGCTCACCTCCTGGTTCTCTGGACCCAGTCTGGTGGAGCAGATCGGTAGGAAATGAAGATCATTCAACTCTGGAGAAGGTTTCTGTTCCGGAGAGTAGAAGTAAATAGAAGACAGAGAGCTGCTCTGTCTCACAAGTGTACAAGTAGAAATGACACTTCagcttttctcacattttattgCAGCGTCCAGCAGTTTTCAGCCTAAATATATTACTGGAATATTACCAGAATATTACTGGAGTATTACTGGAATGTTACTGTTGAGTGATTCATGACTCTCAGACACAGAAAGTGACATTTCTGCAGAACCTGAATCTACTTCAGAAAAATCTTTCATCAGACTTCTACTCCGGGTCACTACTCATTGTTTacttcctcttctccttcttctgtttttccctCCTAGATGCGTTCAAGGCCCCCCAGAGATCTGTAGATCAGCCGTTCAGACTCTGTGTCTCTGATGTGTTCAAAGGTAAAACCTCAGATGAtctaaattcagtttttattttcagtttttctgacgTTGAGTTTGGTTCTTCCAGATCAGGGTTCAGGTTTCTGCGTCACCGGGAAGATTGAAGCCGGTTTTATTCAGACGGGAGATAAAATCCTGGCGATGCCTCCCAACGAGACGTGCACCGTCAAAGGTCTGCTGATcaaatcatcatcattattattattattataattaagATCAGGGCAGGTTAGCTAGTTGAACAGAGCAGCTTCTAAAAGTCCTCAGAGATGATTTCAGACTGACTCAGAACACGTGAACTTCCAGACACTGATTCTGTAAAATCAGCTTTTTTCCATCCGGAGCATTTCCCAATGGATTCCagctaaagacaaaaaaacatctttaaacattttttatccaaattcagcagaaatcagttcagaaaaacaaacagcagcttctcaGTCACTCAGATTAGTTCACTTCAATCTATTTACAGTCAAGATTTCACACTAAAACCATTAGaagtctattttttttattatatttttattttctcctcatgtttacattttcaggacatattttctactcgtttgtctttttttcttctgcagctTGAAATTATTTGCATATGAGAAAAAAGGTAGATTCTGAtttatgaattttaaacaaatcatttccagtagatttgagtcattttggtctatttttttctttttttaaaagttaattctagacaagttttaagtcattCAGGGCAAGTTTAGATCATTTTGaggacatttttcagtcattttttacatcttttggacagattttgagtaaTTTGGGACGATTCCCATTTTGTACATTATTCAGCCACGTTGAAcgatttttaaataatatcaGGAACTCTTCtgtaatttttctgcattttttaaaaatcattttggacaagtttcaggtcattttgtacttctttttaaataattttggattttttttcatttactgtagatttcagtcattttggtcttttttctttttaaaatatagttCTGGATGagttttagaatagaatagaatagaatgcctttattgtcactatacacaagtacaatgagatttAGAGCATCTCCGTTCGTGCAAGATgcatgtaataaaaatcacaaaaaaaaaaaagttaaaacgGTATAAAAGAAGTCATTCAGGATAACTTTAACTGACTTTGTTACATATTAGACAGTTAAAATCAGTTAAAGTCATATAAAATACCACTTTATCCGACTTTAAAGTCAGATAAAACCAATTAAGAGACTTTAACCACCTTTAATACACATTGAAGTTGGTTAAAGTGGCTTTATTTTTCTAAAGGTGAacgctgccccctgctggacgTCCTGCAGGTGAACGCTGCCCCCTGGTGGACGTCCTGCAGGTGAACGCTGCCCCCTGGTGGACGTCCTGCAGGTGAacgctgccccctgctggacgTCCTGCAGGTGAacgctgccccctgctggacgTCCTGCAGGTGAACGCTGCCCCCTGGTGGACGTCCTGCAGGTGAacgctgccccctgctggacgTCCTGCAGGTGAacgctgccccctgctggacgTCCTGCAGGTGAacgctgccccctgctggacgTCCTGCAGGTGAACGCTGCCCCCTGGTGGTCGTTGTGACTCCtcctctgtggttgttgtgcaGGAATCAGCCTCCATGATGAAGCTCTGGACTGGGCAGCAGCTGGAGACCACGTCAGTCTGACCGTCACCGGGATGGACATCATCAAGATCAAGTAAACCCTCAGAATATTATTAATTAGaatctgaaaacaaactgaagttaTACTCCCTGTGATCTACTGCAGCTCTACGTGAAGTTAGAGTGATGgaaatgcaaataaaagaatgaaaaaaaaccgTCTAAAAATCATCACCACACACTTAAGATGGAAAATATTCTGTTTATGCTGTTGgattaaaaaatccaaaatttgacatgCATTAGAATTATGAAATACAAACTCTGACATCAAggattttaaatgtgatttaagaAGCCATAATTATAAAATCATGAGGCTAAAGTGGAGGTAAATGGTCATAAATTTGATTTAAACAGTCAGACTTGTGTAAttttaggttaaaaaaagaacaaaatatttgagttaaaaaataaaaatatctaaatgttGGTTTGCATTAaaattgttaaataaaaatacttaaaGGGTTTTAAATGTGATCTAAGAGGCCACAATTCTTAAATAGTGCTAAAGATAAATGGTCACAAGTTTAAGATAAACAGTCAAACTTGTGTAATTTTAGatccaaaatagaaaaaaaattaaaaacaaaaacattgacCTGGTCGACACTGAAGAGCTCAGGTTTTCTGTTTATGGCagagtatttatttttatttatttggtcttgtaatttattttcttttatgtaccgtttgtgtttttcacttcatattttactatttatttttatttattttgtattttgtatttgttcatatttgtatttgttttgagtgaaagtttttattttatttatttttacttaaagtatttatttatttaataatttaatatttgtttttctatttttgtattcatgtttatttggaattttagtaattttgttttcatttagcGTTTTAGTcatcatttgtatttatttagtattttagtttgttatttttattgatttgatcGTATTTATTGACGGTCTGTAACTTCCTGTTTCCAGTGTGGGCTGTGTGTTCTGTGATCCCAGAGAACCAATCAGAGTTTGTTCCAGATTCAGAGCCAGAATTCTGCTCTTCAACATCGACGTTCCCATAACTCAAGGATTCCCAGTAAGTCCAGCACAAATCACCCAAAGCTTAGTTAGTAATATTTATTAAAtcagtgtgaatattttctggtttctttcctctgtgacgGTAAACTGAAGGTCTTTGGACTAAACCAGACattggaggaaactctgatccacattttgaacataaattaatgtggactgt includes the following:
- the LOC127530297 gene encoding uncharacterized protein LOC127530297 isoform X3, coding for MKNKKRHKVSLIKDGLRKGLDRQGKVWIVKERFGSSRKGLDRQGKVWIVKERFGSRKGLDQGKVWIVKERFGLSRKGLDRQGKVWIVKERFGSRKGLDRQGKVWIVKERFGSRKGLDQGKVWIVKERFGLSRKGLDRQGKVWIVKERFGSSRKGLDRQGKVWIVKERFGSSRKGLDQGKVWIKERFGSSRKGLDQGKVWIVKERFGSSRKGLDQGKVWIKERFGSSRKGLDRQGKVWIVKERFGSSRKGLDQGKVWIKERFGSSRKGLDHQGKVWIIKERFGSSRKGFCPSGHIWSNLGKVLMNFN
- the LOC127530297 gene encoding uncharacterized protein LOC127530297 isoform X4, which gives rise to MKNKKRHKVSLIKDGLRKGLDRQGKVWIVKERFGSSRKGLDRQGKVWIVKERFGSRKGLDQGKVWIVKERFGLSRKGLDRQGKVWIVKERFGSRKGLDRQGKVWIVKERFGSSRKGLDRQGKVWIVKERFGSSRKGLDQGKVWIKERFGSRKGLDRQEKVWIVKERFGSSRKGLDQGKVWIKERFGSSRKGLDQGKVWIVKERFGSSRKGLDQGKVWIKERFGSSRKGLDRQGKVWIVKERFGSSRKGLDQGKVWIKERFGSSRKGLDHQGKVWIIKERFGSSRKGFCPSGHIWSNLGKVLMNFN
- the LOC127530297 gene encoding uncharacterized protein LOC127530297 isoform X5 gives rise to the protein MKNKKRHKVSLIKDGLRKGLDRQGKVWIVKERFGSSRKGLDRQGKVWIVKERFGSRKGLDQGKVWIVKERFGLSRKGLDRQGKVWIVKERFGSRKGLDRQGKVWIVKERFGSRKGLDQGKVWIVKERFGLSRKGLDRQGKVWIVKERFGSSRKGLDRQGKVWIKERFGSRKGLDQEKVWIVKKRFGSSRKGLDRQGKVWIKERFGSRKGLDHQGKVWIKERFGSSRKGLDRQGKVWIVKERFGSSRKGLDQGKVWIKERFGSSRKGLDHQGKVWIIKERFGSSRKGFCPSGHIWSNLGKVLMNFN
- the LOC127530297 gene encoding uncharacterized protein LOC127530297 isoform X6; its protein translation is MKNKKRHKVSLIKDGLRKGLDRQGKVWIVKERFGSSRKGLDRQGKVWIVKERFGLSRKGLDRQGKVWIVKERFGSRKGLDRQGKVWIVKERFGSRKGLDQGKVWIVKERFGLSRKGLDRQGKVWIVKERFGSSRKGLDRQGKVWIKERFGSRKGLDQEKVWIVKKRFGSSRKGLDRQGKVWIKERFGSRKGLDHQGKVWIKERFGSSRKGLDHQGKVWIKERFGSRKGLDRQGKVWIVKERFGSSRKGLDRQGKVWIKERFGSRKGLDHQGKVWIIKERFGSSRKGLDHQGKVFVPLVTFGVI
- the LOC127530297 gene encoding uncharacterized protein LOC127530297 isoform X9; protein product: MKNKKRHKVSLIKDGLRKGLDRQGKVWIVKERFGSSRKGLDRQGKVWIVKERFGSRKGLDQGKVWIVKERFGLSRKGLDRQGKVWIVKERFGSRKGLDRQGKVWIVKERFGSRKGLDQGKVWIVKERFGLSRKGLDRQGKVWIVKERFGSSRKGLDRQGKVWIKERFGSRKGLDQEKVWIVKKRFGSSRKGLDRQGKVWIKERFGSRKGLDHQGKVWIKERFGSSRKGLDHQGKVWIKERFGSSRKGLDRQGKVWIKERFGSRKGLDHQGKVWIIKERFGSSRKGLDHQGKVFVPLVTFGVI
- the LOC127530297 gene encoding uncharacterized protein LOC127530297 isoform X7, giving the protein MKNKKRHKVSLIKDGLRKGLDRQGKVWIVKERFGSSRKGLDRQGKVWIVKERFGSRKGLDQGKVWIVKERFGLSRKGLDRQGKVWIVKERFGSRKGLDRQGKVWIVKERFGSRKGLDQGKVWIVKERFGLSRKGLDRQGKVWIVKERFGSSRKGLDRQGKVWIKERFGSSRKGLDRQGKVWIKERFGSRKGLDHQGKVWIKERFGSSRKGLDHQGKVWIKERFGSRKGLDRQGKVWIVKERFGSSRKGLDRQGKVWIKERFGSRKGLDHQGKVWIIKERFGSSRKGLDHQGKVFVPLVTFGVI
- the LOC127530297 gene encoding uncharacterized protein LOC127530297 isoform X8; the encoded protein is MKNKKRHKVSLIKDGLRKGLDRQGKVWIVKERFGSSRKGLDRQGKVWIVKERFGSRKGLDQGKVWIVKERFGLSRKGLDRQGKVWIVKERFGSRKGLDRQGKVWIVKERFGSRKGLDQGKVWIVKERFGLSRKGLDRQGKVWIVKERFGSSRKGLDRQGKVWIKERFGSRKGLDQEKVWIVKKRFGSSRKGLDRQGKVWIKERFGSRKGLDHQGKVWIKERFGSSRKGLDRQGKVWIVKERFGSSRKGLDRQGKVWIKERFGSRKGLDHQGKVWIIKERFGSSRKGLDHQGKVFVPLVTFGVI
- the LOC127530297 gene encoding uncharacterized protein LOC127530297 isoform X2 — its product is MKNKKRHKVSLIKDGLRKGLDRQGKVWIVKERFGSSRKGLDRQGKVWIVKERFGSRKGLDQGKVWIVKERFGLSRKGLDRQGKVWIVKERFGSSRKGLDQGKVWIKERFGLSRKGLDCQGKVWIVKERFGSSRKGLDRQGKVWIVKERFGSRKGLDQGKVWIKKRFGSSRKGLDRQGKVWIVKERFGSRKGLDQGKVWIIKERFGSRKGLDRQGKVWIIKERFGSRKGLDQGKVWIVKERFGSSRKGLDRQGKVWIVKERFGSRKGLDQGKVWIIKERFGSSRKGLDHQGKVWIIKERFLSLWSHLE
- the LOC127530297 gene encoding uncharacterized protein LOC127530297 isoform X1; the encoded protein is MKNKKRHKVSLIKDGLRKGLDRQGKVWIVKERFGSSRKGLDRQGKVWIVKERFGSRKGLDQGKVWIVKERFGLSRKGLDRQGKVWIVKERFGSRKGLDRQGKVWIVKERFGSRKGLDQGKVWIVKERFGLSRKGLDRQGKVWIVKERFGSSRKGLDRQGKVWIKERFGSRKGLDQEKVWIVKKRFGSSRKGLDRQGKVWIKERFGSRKGLDHQGKVWIKERFGSSRKGLDHQGKVWIKERFGSSRKGLDRQGKVWIVKERFGSRKGLDQGKVWIIKERFGSSRKGLDHQGKVWIIKERFLSLWSHLE